The following coding sequences are from one Primulina eburnea isolate SZY01 chromosome 15, ASM2296580v1, whole genome shotgun sequence window:
- the LOC140814207 gene encoding uncharacterized protein, giving the protein MELNFVNGEGEDPDREPLAGRKVEENHFHLSRYPGAVRQKAYIFDGEGNYYNKDWDLMEGRGKEFCWYHVELPKGNQKLSQSAQYLIDVLCPPLKLQDILSLVSNGPFCGYVDGALVFRVNSPGPASSKFTFRIAARVTERSIITVSLGRVPRLGFSPAYESLLSEIPVVESLGYENTEQKDRGGGIVIQEHVLDFLLTMNHSEEADNPVPRKVSNLVVHIIDTHVDQLQDVVSELEIDLNSIEFELDRGGFALKKQMLDDRKFPKLHLDLQRLLQVIAHGEQVFPRVKEKCSSKDWFAHEDVNALEELIGRIRRLKENVGFIANRVTAIQAGLDSWQSEQINRKLYYLSFLSIIFLPLSIITGVFGMNVGGVPWTVQRDPALKDGFRNVMFLCLTMLVIVLLCFIFPAIYGRITEWRRKQVLKRSYSLNKKSYIRRTGVERSEKEGYLRL; this is encoded by the exons atggAGCTCAACTTTGTGAATGGAGAGGGTGAGGATCCAGATAGAGAACCACTAGCGGGCAGAAAAGTTGAAGAGAACCATTTTCACCTCTCCCGTTACCCCGGTGCTGTGAGACAAAAGGCTTATATATTTGATGGTGAAGGGAATTATTATAACAAGGATTGGGATCTTATGGAGGGTAGAggcaaagaattctgttggtaTCACGTGGAGCTTCCAAAAGGAAACCAGAAACTTTCACAATCAGCACAATATCTTATTGACGTTCTTTGCCCGCCCCTGAAGCTTCAAGACATCCTCTCACTCGTTAGCAATGGACCCTTTTGTGGTTATGTTGATGGTGCTCTAGTGTTCCGAGTTAATTCACCTGGTCCTGCTTCTAGCAAATTTACGTTTAGAATTGCTGCAAGAGTTACGGAGCGTTCGATTATTACGGTGTCTTTGGGCCGTGTTCCGAGACTGGGATTCTCTCCAGCATATGAATCTTTGCTGTCGGAGATTCCGGTCGTGGAGAGTCTTGGTTATGAGAATACAGAGCAAAAGGATAGGGGTGGTGGGATTGTGATTCAAGAACATgttcttgattttcttttgaCTATGAATCATTCGGAGGAAGCTGATAATCCAGTTCCTAGAAAAGTTTCAAATCTTGTTGTTCATATAATCGATACTCATGTggatcaacttcaagatgttgtTTCCGAGCTTGAGATTGACCTGAACTCGATCGAGTTTGAGCTGGACAGAG GTGGTTTTGCTTTGAAGAAACAAATGTTAGATGACAGAAAATTTCCAAAATTGCATCTCGACTTGCAACGACTGTTGCAG GTGATTGCACACGGGGAGCAAGTATTCCCTCGAGTTAAGGAGAAATGTTCATCAAAAGACTGGTTCGCCCACGAAGATGTAAACGCCTTAGAGGAGTTGATTGGACGGATAAGGAGACTGAAGGAGAACGTTGGGTTTATCGCGAATCGTGTCACAGCGATTCAAGCTGGCCTCGACAGCTGGCAATCCGAGCAAATAAACAGAAAACTATACTATCTTTCTTTCCTTTCCATCATATTTCTTCCATTATCAATAATCACTGGAG TCTTTGGGATGAACGTGGGAGGAGTTCCTTGGACCGTGCAACGAGATCCAGCTTTGAAAGACGGTTTTCGCAACGTGATGTTTCTTTGTTTGACAATGCTAGTGATTGTTCTCTTGTGCTTCATTTTCCCAGCTATCTATGGCCGTATAACCGAGTGGCGTAGAAAGCAGGTCTTGAAAAGAAGTTATTCACTAAATAAGAAATCCTATATCAGGAGAACTGGGGTAGAAAGATCTGAAAAGGAAGGATACTTGCGGCTTTAG